One genomic segment of Chelmon rostratus isolate fCheRos1 chromosome 22, fCheRos1.pri, whole genome shotgun sequence includes these proteins:
- the LOC121626050 gene encoding G-protein coupled receptor 22-like, which translates to MHTSPVLISASTMNNMTVLDTADPYDLGMTSSEAVYPISFKVSLTGFLLLEIVLGLSSNLTVLVLYCMKQNLVSSVSNIITMNLHVVDVLVCVCCIPLTTVVVLLPLEADTAMICCFHEACVSFASVATAANVLAITVDRYDISVRPANRVLTMTRAVALLGCIWALTFFSFLVPFMEVGFFINRGSDLVNQTAAVSVAQSNEYYTEQGLYYHLLAQIPIFFFTAVVMLVTYYKILQALNIRIGTRFQHNPPKKKQKSKNTISLNTAAQAVESTDASQTSTGVRAGENAPLGMRASVSVIIALRRAVKRHRERRERQKRVFRMSLLIISTFLLCWTPITVLNTIILSTGPSDLTVRLRLGFLVMAYGTTIFHPLLYAFTRQKFQKVLKSKMKKRVVSVVEADPSPNNVVIHNSWIDPKRNKKVTCEDTDARQKCLCSQDAE; encoded by the exons ATGCACACATCCCCAGTGCTGATCTCTGCATCCACCATGAACAACATGACGGTGCTTGACACTGCAGACCCCTATGACCTTGGCATGACATCGTCTGAGGCTGTCTATCCCATCAGCTTCAAG GTTTCTCTGACGGGCTTCCTGCTTTTGGAGATAGTTCTGGGCTTGAGCTCCAACCTTACTGTGCTCGTCCTCTACTGTATGAAACAGAACCTTGTCAGCTCAGTTTCCAACATCATCACCATGAATCTACATGTGGTGGATGTGTTG gtgtgtgtatgctgcATCCCATTGACAACAGTAGTGGTGTTACTTCCATTAGAGGCGGATACGGCCATGATCTGTTGTTTCCATGAGGCCTGTGTCTCCTTTGCAAGCGTAGCTACGGCTGCTAACGTCCTGGCCATCACTGTGGACCGCTATGACATCTCGGTACGACCAGCAAATCGTGTGCTTACGATGACTCGAGCTGTAGCTCTACTGGGTTGCATCTGGGCGCTAacctttttcagttttctggtTCCCTTTATGGAAGTGGGCTTCTTTATCAACAGGGGTTCAGACCTTGTGAACCAGACCGCGGCAGTCTCAGTGGCTCAATCAAATGAGTACTACACAGAGCAGGGTTTGTACTATCACCTGCTAGCACAGATCCCTATATTCTTCTTTACAGCTGTGGTAATGCTAGTGACTTACTACAAGATCCTTCAGGCACTTAACATTCGCATTGGAACACGCTTTCAGCACAACCCACctaaaaagaagcaaaagagcaaaaatacaaTCTCtttaaacactgcagcacaagcAGTTGAGTCAACTGATGCTTCACAGACTAGCACAGGAGTCAGGGCAGGTGAGAATGCACCTTTGGGCATGCGGGCATCAGTGTCAGTAATTATTGCGCTACGACGAGCAGTAAAGCGTCATCGAGAGAGACGGGAAAGACAAAAACGAGTCTTCAGGATGTCTCTTCTCATCATCTCCACTTTCCTACTCTGCTGGACCCCAATAACTGTGCTCAACACCATTATCCTCAGCACTGGGCCCAGTGATTTAACTGTTCGCCTCCGCTTGGGCTTCCTGGTGATGGCCTATGGAACCACTATCTTTCATCCGCTCCTCTATGCCTTCACTCGCCAGAAGTTCCAAAAGGTTTTGAAAAgcaagatgaagaagagggtGGTGTCTGTAGTCGAAGCTGACCCTTCGCCAAACAATGTGGTTATCCATAACTCATGGATTGACCCCAAGAGAAACAAGAAAGTCACCTGTGAGGACACAGACGCCAGGCAAAAATGTCTATGCTCACAGGATGCAGAGTAA